The DNA sequence CAGCTAACGCATTAAGTGTACCGCCTGGGGAGTACGGTCGCAAGATTAAAACTCAAAGGAATAGACGGGGACCCGCACAAGCGGTGGAGCATGTGGTTTAATTCGAAGATACGCGAAGAACCTTACCTGGGCTTGATATCCTAAGAACCTTATAGAGATATGAGGGTGCTAGCTTGCTAGAACTTAGAGACAGGTGCTGCACGGCTGTCGTCAGCTCGTGTCGTGAGATGTTGGGTTAAGTCCCGCAACGAGCGCAACCCACGTATTTAGTTGCTAACACTTCGGGTGAGCACTCTAAATAGACTGCCTTCGTAAGGAGGAGGAAGGTGTGGACGACGTCAAGTCATCATGGCCCTTATGCCCAGGGCGACACACGTGCTACAATGGCATATACAATGAGACGCAATACCGCGAGGTGGAGCAAATCTATAAAATATGTCCCAGTTCGGATTGTTCTCTGCAACTCGAGAGCATGAAGCCGGAATCGCTAGTAATCGTAGATCAGCCATGCTACGGTGAATACGTTCCCGGGTCTTGTACTCACCGCCCGTCACACCATGGGAGTTGATTTCACTCGAAGCCGGAATACTAAACTAGTTACCGTCCACAGTGGAATCAGCGACTGGGGTGAAGTCGTAACAAGGTAACCGTAGGAGAACCTGCGGTTGGATCACCTCCTTTCTAGAGTACAAAGTAATAAGTCTCACAACTATTACTTCATATAAACTCAATCGTCCTTGTTTAGATTTCAAAGATTGATGAAAAGCTAATTTATGGGGAATTAGCTCAGCTGGGAGAGCGCCTGCTTTGCACGCAGGAGGTCAGCGGTTCGATCCCGCTATTCTCCACCATGATAAGGGCCTATAGCTCAGCTGGTTAGAGTGCACCCCTGATAAGGGTGAGGTCACAAGTTCAAGTCTTGTTAGGCCCACCATTAAATAATAATATTAAATTTTTTAACTATTTTGTAAGGTATTTATAAATTTTTCAAAAGCTCTCATTCCTTTTTGATCGCGTTTAAATACTCCGCAGTTTTTCAATACTTCTAAAAATGATTGTGATATTTCTCTTTTTAAAATTTTTTCTATATTATTGTTATTAATATTTTTGTATTTAGGTAGGAAATGTTGAACCCATTGAGCATGCTTTTTGATTTTTTCATTATGATTTATATTTTTATCATTAAGGATATAATCACTTAAAAGTTTTAATTCTTCTTTAAGCCTAGGTGGTAAAATAGCTAATCCCATAACTTCTATAAGTCCTATATTTTCTTTTTTTATATTGTGCAGATGTTCATGCGGATGAAAAATGCCAAATGGATGATTTTTATCTGTTCTGTTATTTCTTAAAACTAAGTCTAGTTCAAATTTGGAATTTTTAATTCTTGCAATAGGAGTTATGGTATTGTGATATGTATTTTGAGTTTTTGCTAAAATATTCACACTTTTGTCGCTATAATTTTTCCATTTTTTTAAAATAAAATTTGCAAGTTCTATCAATTTTTTATCATCTTTACCTGAAATTCTTATAACAGACAATGGCCATTTAACAATAGCAAAATCTATATTTTCAAAATTTTTAATTTTATACCTTTTTTCTATTTTTGCATTATTAATGGCAAAAATATGGCTACCTCCTTGAAAATGATCATGGCTTAAGATAGAACCTCCAACTATAGGTAAATCAGCATTTGATCCTATGAAGTAATGAGGAAATATTTTTAAAAAATCAAATAATCGTTTAAAAGTTTTTTTACAAATTTTCATGGGTGTATGTTTTTGATTAAGAATAATACAATGTTCTTTATAATAAATATAAGGCGAGTATTGAAAAAACCAATTTTCATTAGCAAGTTTTATAGGTATAATTCTTAAATTTTGCCTAGCAGGATGATGATAATTTCCCGAATAATATTCATTTTCTTTACATAAGAGACATTGAGGATAATTGATATTTTCATTTTCTTTAGCTTGAGCAATTGCTTTTGGATCTTTTTCTGGTTTTGAAAGATTTATTGTAATTTCCAGCTTTCCATAACTACTTTGGGTTTGCCATTTTATATTTTTTTTAATTTGATCGACATTGATATAATTACAGCTTTGGTTAAATTGATAAAAAAAATCACTAGCTTTTTTTGGACTTTTTTGATAGTATTGTTTAAATTGAGAAATTAATTCGCTAGGTTTAGGTGTTAAAAGTCCTATGATTTTAACACAAAATAAAGATCTTGATATATTATCATTTTTACAAAGTTTATTTTCGCAAGCATAATCTAGCAGAGCATTTAAAATCTCATTAAGTTTCATTTTAGGTATTTTTTTTCCTTGTTTGTATTCTTGCAATCCAAAAAGATCAATTAGACTATTTATGTGAAAAATTTTATCCTCTTGTTTGATGAGTTTTTTTTTCAAGGAATATAAAATTAGTTGATCAATAAGAGTGTAAATCATAGTTTTGTTACACCTATATTTCTTATATTTAATATATGACAAGAATCTTGGCCAAAAATATTTTTCATACTTTCTTTATATTCTTGAACAAGTTCCAAAGGTATATAAGCTTGAATTGTCCCTGCAAAACCTCCACCATGAACTCTACTTACGCCTTTATCTTTTAAAATTTTTTCACTCAAAGCTAAAGCTAAAGCTAAATTTTGTTCCAAAGGTTTAGATAAAGAAAAAATATTTTGCAAAAATTTAAATGATGAATTTCCAGAATCTCTAATAAGATTTTTAAAAGTTTCAAAATCATTATTTTTTAAAGCTTGAGCTTCTTTGAATGCATTTTGATTATCTTTAAAAAAATGTATAGCACGCAAAATGGCTCTGTCGTGAATTTTTGTTCTTAATGAGGCAATATTATTAAAAAAATCTTTTTCATTTACTTCTCTTAAAACTTTTTTATTAAAAGCTTTTGCAACAAGTTGCATTTCTTTAGTGATTGAAATATAATCAGAAGTTAAATCTATGTGATTTCCTTTAGTATTGACAATACATAAAAGATAATTACAATTCGAAAAATCAAAATTTATCTTTTCTATAATAGGTTTTTGAGGATCTTTAAAATCCATAAAAGAAAATCCTCCTATAGCACTAGCCATTTGATCCATTAAACCGCAAGATTTTCCAAAATAAACATTTTCTGCATATTGGCTTATTAACGCTATTTGAGTTGGTGGAATATTAGCATTGTTAAATTCATAATTTAAAATTGTGCCAATTAAATTTTCAAAAGCAGCTGAAGAAGAAAGACCTGAGCCTTTTACAACATCTGAAGTGATATAGGCATCAAAACCTTTTACATTATAGCCCAAATCTTTAAATTTAGAACAAATTCCTTTTATTAAAGCTTCTGAACTTCCAATTTCATTTGAATTAAAAGTAAGATTATTTAATTTGATTTCTTTTAATTTAAAACTTTCAGAATTAATACAAATTGCATCACTATTGTTGGGGGTAGCTACTGCAATAATATCTAAATTTACAGCAGCTGCTAAAACCATACCATGTTGATGATCGGTATGATTTCCTCCTATTTCTGTTCTACCAGGTGAAGAGTAAAAATTAAAATTATCATGCTTAGGATAATATTTTTTAAAAGCCTCTAAAGCTTTTAAATATCTTTGTTCTTGTTGAGCTAAAAATTCTTCTTTATATATTTTTTTAAGATTTTGATTTAGTTTTTGCATTTAAAATCATTTATAAAATTTGTCCCAAACTTTGTTTAGCGATTTGAGTGATTTGATTCCATTTTTTATCTAAAATCAATTCTTTAGGAGTAAGCCAAGACCCTCCAACACAAAGAACATTATCTAATTTTAAATAATCATTCATATTATCAAGGCTAATACCTCCTGTAGGGCAAAATTTAATTTCTTGAAAAGGAGCAGAAAATGACTTTAACATATTAATGCCTCCTGCAGCTTGAGCAGGAAAAAATTTTAAATTTTTAAAACCAAATTCAAGGGCAAGCATTAATTCACCAGCAGTTGCAATACCTGGAATTAAAGGTAAATCAATATTTCTTGCTTCTTTAGCAAATACAACATTTAATCCTGGGCTTATAGCAAATTTAGCTCCTGCATTTTTTACTTCTTCTAACATCTTGGTATTTAATACTGTTCCAGCTCCTACAACTGCTTCTGGAATTTCTTTTGATATGAGTTTTATAGCTTCAATAGCTTCTTGAGTACGTAAAGTGATTTCTAAAATTTTAATCCCTCCTTCAATTAAAGCTTTTGCTAAATCTACGCTTGTTTTTAAATCATAAATAGTTATAACTGGAATGATTTTACTTACTTCTAAAATTTCTTTTGTTTGCATTGTGTCTCCTTATTTAAAATATCCACCAAAACTCATTGCACCTGTTTCAGCACTCGAAGTTTGAGTTCTAAATCCAGCGAAAAGTTCTCTTCCGCAACCAAAAATTTCTTCTTTTTCTAACTTAGGTATTTTTCTTTCCTTCCATTCTTTTTCATCGATAAGAATTTCAAGTATTCCATTTTTTGCATCAAGTAATAACATATCCCCATCTTTAATTTTAGCAATATTACCATCAAGTAAAGCTTCTGGACTCATATGGATTGCTGCTGGAACTTTTCCAGAAGCCCCTGACATTCTTCCATCTGTAACAAGCGCAACTTTAAAACCTTGATCTTGCAAAATTCCTAAAGGTGGAGTGAGTTTGTGAAGTTCTGGCATACCGTTGGATCTTGGTCCTTGATAAGGTAAGACAGCTATAAAATCTTTTTGTAATTCTTTATTTTGAAATTTATTTAAAAATTCTTGCTGGGAATGAAATACCATAGCAGGAGCTTTAATGATTTGATGTTCTTCTTTAACAGCTGAAATTTTAATAACAGCTCTTCCTATATTTCCTTTTAAAATTCTAACACCACCATTTTTAGAAAATGGATTTTCTATATTTCTTAAAATATTTTCTTCTTTGCTTGCTTTTATCCCATCCTTATAGATGAGCTTTCCATCAATTAAGAAAGGATTTTTAGTGTAAGTTTGCATTCCTTGACCCATTACCGTATTAGCATCATCATGCAATAAACCTTCTTTTAAGAGTTCATTAATCACAAAGGCTAAACCTCCAGCAGCTTCAAATTGATTGACATCGGCTTTACCATTAGGATAAACTCTTGCTAAAAGTGGAGTAATATTTGAAATAGCGTCAAAATCATCCCAATTAATGATTATTCCTGCTGCACGAGCTATAGCAACTAAGTGAATAGTATGATTTGTAGAGCCACCAGTAGCCATAAGTCCTATCATAGCATTAATGATATTTCTTTCATCAAGTAACTCTCCTATAGGTAAAATTTTATTTTGAGCCATATGATTTGCAGCTTCTTTGACTAAAGCCTCTCTTAAAGATGTATTCGGATTTATGAAGGCAGAGTTAGGTAAGTGCAGTCCCATAAATTCCATCATCATTTGATTTGAATTGGCTGTTCCATAAAAAGTACATGTTCCTATATCATGATACGATTTCATTTCGCTTTCTAAGAGTTTATCACGTGAAATTTTTCCCTCAGCAAAAAGTTGTCTCGTTTTTGATTTTTCATCATTAGAAATTCCACTCGTCATAGGGCCAGAAGGCACAAAAATACTCGGTAAATGACCAAAACTTAAAGCTCCAATTAAAAGTCCAGGAACGATTTTATCACAAACCCCCAAATAAAACGCTCCATCAAAAACATTATGTGAAAGTGCTATAGCTACACTCATAGCTATGACATCTCTTGAAAATAGACTAAGTTCCATCCCATCATAACCTTGAGTGATTCCATCACACATAGCAGGTGTTCCGCCGGCAAATTGTCCAAATGCATGATTTTTAAAAAGTTCTTGTTTAATTATATCTGGATAATTTTTAAAGGGTTGGTGTGCTGAGAGCATATCATTATAAGCTGAAACTATGGCAAAATTTAAATCTTTGTTTTCTTTGATTCTTTCTTTAATATGTTTAGGTATACTAGCATAAGCATGAGCTAAATTTGCACATCCAAGATCTTTTCTTTGAATTTTACCTTTATGGGTTTGAATACGTTCTAAATATTGTTCTCGTGTTTTTTTACTACGTTCTTTTACTTTTTGAGTTATTTGTTTAATTTTATTTAATGCCATGTTTATCCTTTATTTAAAATTTATGTTTTTCATTGTAGCATTTTTTATGTTTAATTATGCCATAATTTTAGATAAAAATTCTAAAATATGTTTTTAGCAATTAAAAATAAAGTTTTTGATATTAATTTCATACAATTAAGGAGAAAATATGCAAAGTTTCGATTTT is a window from the Campylobacter sp. RM10537 genome containing:
- a CDS encoding UDP-glucose--hexose-1-phosphate uridylyltransferase, whose product is MIYTLIDQLILYSLKKKLIKQEDKIFHINSLIDLFGLQEYKQGKKIPKMKLNEILNALLDYACENKLCKNDNISRSLFCVKIIGLLTPKPSELISQFKQYYQKSPKKASDFFYQFNQSCNYINVDQIKKNIKWQTQSSYGKLEITINLSKPEKDPKAIAQAKENENINYPQCLLCKENEYYSGNYHHPARQNLRIIPIKLANENWFFQYSPYIYYKEHCIILNQKHTPMKICKKTFKRLFDFLKIFPHYFIGSNADLPIVGGSILSHDHFQGGSHIFAINNAKIEKRYKIKNFENIDFAIVKWPLSVIRISGKDDKKLIELANFILKKWKNYSDKSVNILAKTQNTYHNTITPIARIKNSKFELDLVLRNNRTDKNHPFGIFHPHEHLHNIKKENIGLIEVMGLAILPPRLKEELKLLSDYILNDKNINHNEKIKKHAQWVQHFLPKYKNINNNNIEKILKREISQSFLEVLKNCGVFKRDQKGMRAFEKFINTLQNS
- a CDS encoding galactokinase translates to MQKLNQNLKKIYKEEFLAQQEQRYLKALEAFKKYYPKHDNFNFYSSPGRTEIGGNHTDHQHGMVLAAAVNLDIIAVATPNNSDAICINSESFKLKEIKLNNLTFNSNEIGSSEALIKGICSKFKDLGYNVKGFDAYITSDVVKGSGLSSSAAFENLIGTILNYEFNNANIPPTQIALISQYAENVYFGKSCGLMDQMASAIGGFSFMDFKDPQKPIIEKINFDFSNCNYLLCIVNTKGNHIDLTSDYISITKEMQLVAKAFNKKVLREVNEKDFFNNIASLRTKIHDRAILRAIHFFKDNQNAFKEAQALKNNDFETFKNLIRDSGNSSFKFLQNIFSLSKPLEQNLALALALSEKILKDKGVSRVHGGGFAGTIQAYIPLELVQEYKESMKNIFGQDSCHILNIRNIGVTKL
- a CDS encoding bifunctional 4-hydroxy-2-oxoglutarate aldolase/2-dehydro-3-deoxy-phosphogluconate aldolase; protein product: MQTKEILEVSKIIPVITIYDLKTSVDLAKALIEGGIKILEITLRTQEAIEAIKLISKEIPEAVVGAGTVLNTKMLEEVKNAGAKFAISPGLNVVFAKEARNIDLPLIPGIATAGELMLALEFGFKNLKFFPAQAAGGINMLKSFSAPFQEIKFCPTGGISLDNMNDYLKLDNVLCVGGSWLTPKELILDKKWNQITQIAKQSLGQIL
- the edd gene encoding phosphogluconate dehydratase; this encodes MALNKIKQITQKVKERSKKTREQYLERIQTHKGKIQRKDLGCANLAHAYASIPKHIKERIKENKDLNFAIVSAYNDMLSAHQPFKNYPDIIKQELFKNHAFGQFAGGTPAMCDGITQGYDGMELSLFSRDVIAMSVAIALSHNVFDGAFYLGVCDKIVPGLLIGALSFGHLPSIFVPSGPMTSGISNDEKSKTRQLFAEGKISRDKLLESEMKSYHDIGTCTFYGTANSNQMMMEFMGLHLPNSAFINPNTSLREALVKEAANHMAQNKILPIGELLDERNIINAMIGLMATGGSTNHTIHLVAIARAAGIIINWDDFDAISNITPLLARVYPNGKADVNQFEAAGGLAFVINELLKEGLLHDDANTVMGQGMQTYTKNPFLIDGKLIYKDGIKASKEENILRNIENPFSKNGGVRILKGNIGRAVIKISAVKEEHQIIKAPAMVFHSQQEFLNKFQNKELQKDFIAVLPYQGPRSNGMPELHKLTPPLGILQDQGFKVALVTDGRMSGASGKVPAAIHMSPEALLDGNIAKIKDGDMLLLDAKNGILEILIDEKEWKERKIPKLEKEEIFGCGRELFAGFRTQTSSAETGAMSFGGYFK